One window from the genome of Pempheris klunzingeri isolate RE-2024b chromosome 7, fPemKlu1.hap1, whole genome shotgun sequence encodes:
- the lipg gene encoding endothelial lipase, which yields MNHKALLLWIFLQCAAALFSSARGENAVLKGEDGGLDQVSTDSKALDGTIKYNMRKTLDLEHEGCYLKNGQKECLEECGFNATAKTIFIIHGWTMSGMFESWMHKLVSAVMQRESEANVVVVDWISMAQQLYPDAVNHTQDVGQDIAAMLNWLQDEQQLPLQNVHLIGYSLGAHVAGYAGTYVRGTIGRITGLDPAGPMFEGVEEQRRLSPDDADFVDVLHTYTREALGVSIGIQQPIGDIDIYPNGGDVQPGCSLSDVLSVAGNFMEVMKCEHERAVHLFVDSLMNKDHMSFAFQCTDPGRFKKGICLSCRKNRCNNIGYNARKMRKRRNSKMYLKTRADTPFGGYHYQMKMHVFNRKQFDNADPTFHVKLYGAHNDTTDLLVDVHDYSIGLNLTNTFLVFTEEDIGDLLKIRLSWEGEAESWNAIWKNIKKRLWTWNSKPPKPVLEVRRVRVKAGETQKKFTFCAQDPSKTEISPGDSLTFVKCRDGWEVKPRKRLPM from the exons ATGAATCATAAAGCTCTTTTACTGTGGATTTTCCTACAGTGTGCTGCTGCGCTCTTCTCGTCCGCTCGTGGGGAAAACGCTGTTCTTAAAG GTGAAGACGGTGGGTTGGATCAAGTGTCAACAGACAGCAAAGCTCTTGATGGCACCATCAAGTACAACATGAGAAAGACTTTAGATCTGGAGCATGAGGGCTGCTACCTGAAGAATGGCCAGAAGGAGTGTCTGGAGGAGTGTGGCTTCAACGCTACAGCAAagaccatcttcatcatccatGGCTGGACG aTGAGTGGGATGTTTGAAAGCTGGATGCACAAGCTGGTGTCTGCAGTGATGCAGCGTGAAAGCGAGGCCAACGTGGTTGTCGTTGATTGGATATCAATGGCTCAGCAGCTGTACCCCGATGCAGTGAACCACACCCAGGATGTCGGCCAAGATATTGCAGCAATGCTCAATTGGCTTCAG gatgagcagcagctgcctctgcaGAACGTGCACCTGATTGGCTACAGTTTAGGTGCTCATGTCGCAGGCTACGCAGGAACATATGTACGAGGGACCATCGGGAGAATCACTG GTCTAGACCCAGCAGGACCAATGTTTGAGGGTGTAGAGGAGCAGAGGCGCCTCTCTCCAGATGATGCTGACTTTGTGGACGTTCTGCACACGTACACTCGTGAGGCTTTGGGTGTGAGCATTGGGATCCAGCAGCCAATTGGGGACATTGATATCTACCCCAACGGTGGCGACGTGCAGCCTGGCTGTTCACTGAGTGACGTACTGTCAGTGGCTGGAA aTTTCATGGAGGTGATGAAGTGTGAGCACGAGCGTGCCGTGCACTTGTTCGTGGACTCCTTGATGAACAAGGACCACATGAGCTTTGCCTTCCAGTGCACTGACCCCGGTCGCTTCAAGAAAGGCATCTGCCTCAGCTGCCGCAAAAATCGCTGCAACAACATCGGCTACAACGCCAGAAAGATGCGCAAGAGGCGCAACAGTAAAATGTATCTGAAGACACGTGCTGACACTCCCTTCGGAG gcTACCACTACCAGATGAAGATGCACGTGTTCAACAGAAAACAGTTCGACAACGCTGATCCCACCTTCCACGTCAAGCTCTACGGAGCCCATAATGATACAACAGACTTACTGGTTGATGT CCACGACTACTCTATCGGTCTGAACCTGACTAACACCTTCTTGGTGTTTACTGAGGAGGACATTGGTGACCTGCTGAAGATCCGTTTGAGCTGGGAAGGAGAAGCTGAATCCTGGAACGCCATCTGGAAGAACATCAAGAAGAGGCTCTGGACTTGGAACTCCAAACCTCCCAAACCTGTACTGGAAGTCAGGCGGGTTCGTGTGAAAGCAGGAGAAACTCAGAAGAA GTTTACGTTCTGTGCTCAAGACCcttcaaaaactgaaatttcacCAGGAGACTCATTAACTTTCGTGAAGTGTCGTGATGGCTGGGAGGTTAAACCAAGAAAACG GCTGCCCATGTAA
- the LOC139203756 gene encoding E3 ubiquitin-protein ligase KCMF1-like, with amino-acid sequence MSRHEGVSCDACLKGNFRGRRYKCLICYDYDLCASCYESGATTTRHTTEHPMQCILTRVDFDLYYGGEAFSVEQPQAFTCPYCGRMGYTEISLQEHVAAEHTETSTEVICPICAALPGGDPNHVTDDFAAHLTLEHRAPRDLDESSGVRHVRRMFHPGRGLGGPRARRSNMHFTSSTTGGLSTSQSSSQSSNYSREAMDPIAELLSQLSGVRRSAGGQLSSGPSASQLQQLQMQLQLERQQAQAARQQLETARNATRGGGRANAILNTNSAAANPNPSSNHNTNPSPNPGPPESNTQHTAHSSQFLLSRLSEPRLSEAERQACEAQWADRSLFVTELLLSTLLPDEDASASSSEDEDDCHGTLRNFADFEAMGCVEVMTLDVALENLNLKETAPATKTTKTTTKTAPTKKEPPAPPL; translated from the exons ATGTCCCGTCATGAAG GCGTAAGCTGTGATGCATGTTTAAAAGGCAACTTTAGAGGTCGACGatacaaatgtttaatttgcTACGACTACGATCTGTGTGCGTCGTGCTATGAGAGCGGTGCAACCACAACCAGACACACCACAGAGCATCCCATGCAGTGTATATTAACTCGAGTCGACTTTG ACCTGTACTACGGTGGTGAGGCGTTCTCAGTGGAGCAGCCCCAGGCCTTCACTTGTCCCTACTGTGGCAGGATGGGCTACACAGAGATCTCCCTGCAGGAGCACGTGGCTGCAGAGCACACAGAGACCTCCACAGAAGTG atCTGCCCCATATGTGCAGCGTTGCCAGGTGGTGACCCGAATCACGTGACAGATGATTTTGCTGCTCATCTCACACTTGAACACAGAGCACCCAGAGACTTG GATGAGTCCAGTGGGGTGCGGCATGTGAGGAGGATGTTTCACCCTGGGCGTGGGCTGGGGGGTCCGCGGGCCCGTAGGTCTAACATGCActtcaccagcagcaccacaggGGGGCTTTCGACCAGTCAGAGCTCCTCACAGAGCTCCAACTACAGCAGAGAGGCTATGGACCCTATAGCAG AGCTTCTGTCCCAGTTGTCGGGGGTGCGGCGTTCAGCAGGCGGCCAGCTCAGCTCGGGCCCCTCGGCATCCCAGCTTCAACAGCTTCAGATGCAGCTCCAGTTGGAGCGCCAGCAGGCCCAGGCGGCGCGTCAGCAGCTGGAGACGGCCCGAAACGCCACCCGGGGCGGCGGCCGAGCCAATGCAATCCTCAATACCAACTCAGCCGCTGCAAACCCCAACCCCAGCTCCAATCACAATACCAACCCCAGTCCCAACCCGGGTCCTCCTGAGTCCAACACACAGCATACTGCACATAGCTCCCAGTTTCTACTCAGCAG GCTGAGCGAACCGCGGCTGTCTGAGGCCGAGCGGCAGGCGTGCGAGGCCCAGTGGGCCGACAGGAGTCTGTTTGTGacggagctgctgctgtccacGCTGCTGCCCGACGAGGACGCCTCGGCCTCCTCCTCCGAGGACGAGGACGACTGTCACGGCACGTTGCGGAATTTCGCTGACTTCGAGGCCATGGGCTGTGTTGAGGTCATGACCTTGGACGTGGCACTGGAGAACCTCAACCTCAAGGAGACGGCCCCGGCTACCAAGACGACGAAAACGACGACTAAAACAGCACCAACGAAGAAAGAGCCCCCTGCGCCGCCCCTTTGA